A single Metarhizium brunneum chromosome 5, complete sequence DNA region contains:
- the aurF_5 gene encoding Aurovertin biosynthesis cluster transcription factor aurF yields MILNTKVWWAVSHLDPFTKSLDESQRKTLRARFHNSKRYGKRWMHVLLTEKLGRGILLLCSPKLAKMV; encoded by the coding sequence ATGATTTTGAACACGAAGGTCTGGTGGGCAGTCTCGCACCTCGACCCTTTTACCAAGTCGCTGGACGAGTCGCAGCGCAAGACTCTCCGGGCGCGCTTCCACAACAGTAAGCGCTACGGGAAACGGTGGATGCATGTGCTCCTCACGGAGAAGCTGGGCCGGGGTATCCTGCTGCTTTGCTCGCcaaagctggccaagatggtgTAA